From the genome of Methanosphaera sp., one region includes:
- a CDS encoding flavodoxin family protein yields the protein MKVLGIVGSPRKDGNCDVLVKEFLDAADAQTDYVFLNEEDLAGCNACMGCVEGDCVIDDDGNEIIAKLLDADVLVFASPIYYGQMTAQAKAFVDRFYQVSRNPNKTLEGKKVVTIFTQAQSEDKFGDYIESFKVMPFGYMGMEVIANITAMGTSKAGDKDELASYIEEARKIASEL from the coding sequence ATGAAAGTATTAGGAATCGTAGGAAGCCCAAGAAAAGATGGAAATTGTGACGTGTTAGTAAAAGAATTCTTAGATGCAGCAGATGCACAAACAGATTACGTATTTTTAAATGAAGAAGATCTTGCAGGATGTAATGCATGTATGGGATGTGTAGAAGGTGACTGTGTAATTGATGATGATGGTAATGAAATCATTGCAAAACTTCTCGATGCTGATGTATTAGTATTTGCATCACCAATCTACTACGGACAAATGACAGCACAAGCAAAAGCATTCGTAGACAGATTCTACCAAGTATCAAGAAACCCAAACAAAACACTTGAAGGTAAAAAAGTAGTAACAATCTTCACACAAGCACAATCTGAAGACAAATTTGGAGACTACATAGAATCATTCAAAGTAATGCCATTTGGATACATGGGAATGGAAGTAATTGCAAACATCACAGCTATGGGAACATCCAAAGCTGGAGATAAAGATGAACTTGCAAGCTACATAGAAGAAGCAAGAAAAATTGCATCAGAACTCTAA
- a CDS encoding class II glutamine amidotransferase: MCELFSLSCNNEIEINDYLKCFYEHCSEHPHGWGIALMDDNKTLLKKQPVKASESEFLREFISKPVEARNVFAHIRLATVGCMNCCNCHPFIQKDNNNRTWTLVHNGTIFSYPPLDKYKRYQSGVTDSERVLLHIVDEINKAEEDHKLTADERFNIIEAIVSKLAKNNKLNLMIYDGSVMYIHTNCEGGIHYLKTERGYLFSTKSLNCDKRWKHLPINTLYAIEDGQLKRTGKRHENSYHLTDENLRQILKSVPIELQESILRNFKLDPDEYLQTIN, encoded by the coding sequence ATGTGTGAACTATTTAGTTTAAGCTGTAATAATGAAATAGAAATAAATGACTACCTCAAATGTTTCTATGAACATTGTAGTGAACATCCACATGGCTGGGGAATTGCACTTATGGATGATAACAAAACACTACTAAAAAAACAGCCAGTAAAAGCATCAGAAAGTGAATTTTTACGAGAATTTATATCAAAACCAGTAGAAGCAAGAAATGTATTTGCACACATTAGACTTGCAACAGTAGGATGTATGAATTGTTGCAACTGTCATCCTTTCATTCAAAAAGATAACAACAACAGAACATGGACACTAGTACATAACGGAACAATATTCAGCTACCCACCACTAGATAAATATAAAAGATACCAAAGTGGAGTAACAGACTCAGAAAGAGTACTACTACACATAGTAGATGAAATAAATAAAGCAGAAGAAGATCATAAACTAACAGCTGATGAACGATTTAACATAATTGAGGCAATTGTATCAAAACTTGCAAAAAACAATAAATTAAATCTAATGATCTATGATGGATCAGTAATGTATATACATACAAATTGTGAAGGTGGAATACATTATCTTAAAACAGAAAGAGGATATCTATTTTCTACAAAATCACTAAACTGTGATAAAAGATGGAAACATCTACCAATAAACACACTATATGCAATAGAAGATGGACAACTTAAACGAACAGGAAAACGTCATGAAAACAGCTACCACCTTACTGATGAAAATCTACGACAAATACTAAAAAGTGTACCAATAGAACTTCAAGAAAGTATACTACGAAACTTTAAATTAGATCCAGATGAGTATCTTCAAACAATAAACTAA
- a CDS encoding class I SAM-dependent DNA methyltransferase, translated as MEEKLWKTAIKLRDSVEASEYKHIVLGLIFLKYAGDKFEQQQNKLISEGKEKYIDIPEFYSKDNIFFLPENTRWSYIIDNAKQDNITTILDTAFADIEKKNKSLRGALPSNYYTRLDLEKKKLTSLLDVINSIDTTDDTEQDIIGRVYEYFLGQFAIKEGKGKGEFYTPKSVVSLIAEIIEPYDGTIYDPCCGSGGMFVQSLKFIKSHQGNTKNVSVYGQENVSTTRKLALMNLAIRGISADLGKKAADTFFDDQHIDKRFDYIMANPPFNISDWREENELITDYRWNGYDVPPTSNANYAWILHILSKLSENGIGGIILANGSLNTSDTKEYNIRKTLIENNLIEAILVLPAKLFYSTNIPVTLWILNKNKKQRSIVKNNKIINFRDRKNEILFMDLRNFGSIYNKKFVELTQGDRDKIVNIIHTWQTEDYSSKYKDIPELCYSASIEEIREKEYKLAPSAYIEFKNNNEDEMDFDKEMTKLSQELSELLKEEVDSTNKLIKIMEDLNYEIQL; from the coding sequence ATGGAAGAAAAATTATGGAAAACTGCTATAAAATTAAGAGATTCTGTTGAAGCATCAGAATATAAACATATTGTATTAGGTTTAATATTTCTTAAATATGCAGGAGATAAATTTGAACAACAACAAAATAAGTTAATTTCTGAAGGTAAAGAAAAATATATTGATATTCCTGAGTTTTATAGTAAAGATAATATTTTCTTTTTACCTGAAAATACTCGATGGAGTTATATTATTGATAATGCTAAACAAGATAATATAACTACTATTTTAGATACTGCTTTTGCAGATATCGAAAAAAAGAATAAAAGTTTAAGAGGAGCTTTACCAAGTAATTATTATACAAGATTAGATTTAGAAAAAAAGAAGTTAACATCATTATTAGATGTTATAAATAGTATTGACACTACTGATGATACTGAACAAGATATTATAGGTAGAGTTTATGAATATTTTTTAGGGCAATTCGCTATTAAAGAAGGAAAAGGTAAAGGAGAATTTTATACTCCTAAATCTGTAGTAAGTTTAATTGCTGAAATAATTGAACCTTATGATGGAACTATTTATGATCCTTGTTGTGGTTCTGGTGGTATGTTTGTACAATCATTGAAATTTATTAAATCTCACCAAGGAAATACAAAAAATGTGAGTGTTTATGGTCAAGAAAACGTTTCAACTACTAGAAAATTAGCTCTGATGAATCTTGCAATTAGAGGAATATCTGCTGATTTAGGGAAAAAAGCTGCAGATACATTTTTTGATGATCAACATATTGATAAACGTTTTGATTATATAATGGCTAATCCTCCATTTAATATTAGTGATTGGCGAGAAGAAAATGAATTAATCACTGATTATCGTTGGAATGGTTATGATGTTCCACCAACAAGTAATGCAAATTATGCTTGGATTCTTCATATACTTTCAAAATTATCTGAAAATGGAATTGGAGGAATTATTTTAGCAAATGGTTCTTTAAATACATCAGACACTAAAGAATATAATATTAGAAAAACATTAATTGAAAACAATCTCATTGAAGCAATTTTAGTTTTACCTGCAAAATTATTTTATTCAACCAATATCCCTGTAACTCTTTGGATATTAAATAAGAATAAAAAACAAAGAAGTATTGTTAAGAACAATAAAATAATAAATTTCAGAGACAGAAAAAATGAAATTTTATTTATGGATTTAAGAAACTTTGGTTCAATATATAACAAAAAATTTGTTGAATTAACTCAAGGAGATAGAGATAAAATAGTTAATATTATTCACACATGGCAAACTGAAGATTATTCTTCCAAATATAAAGATATTCCAGAATTATGTTATTCTGCATCTATTGAAGAAATAAGAGAAAAAGAATATAAATTAGCTCCAAGTGCATATATTGAATTTAAAAATAATAATGAAGATGAAATGGATTTTGATAAAGAAATGACTAAATTAAGTCAAGAACTAAGTGAATTATTAAAAGAAGAAGTTGATTCAACAAATAAACTAATTAAAATCATGGAGGATTTGAATTATGAAATTCAATTATGA